Proteins encoded within one genomic window of Thunnus maccoyii chromosome 22, fThuMac1.1, whole genome shotgun sequence:
- the tmem185 gene encoding transmembrane protein 185-like, which produces MNLRGLFQDFNPSKFLIYSCLLLFSVLLSLRLDGVIQWSYWAVFTPIWLWKLLVIIGASVGTGVWAHNPQYRAEGETCVEFKAMLIAVGLHVLLLMFEVLVCDRVARGNYFWLLVFMPLFFVSPVSVAACVWGFRHDRSLELEVLCSVNILQFIFIALRLDRIINWPWLVVCVPLWILMSFLCLVVLYYIIWSVLFLRSIDIIAEQRRTHITMAISWMTIVVPLLTFEILLVHKLDGHNSLSYVCVFVPLWLSLLTLMATTFGQKGGNHWWFGIRKDFCHFLLELLPFLREYGNVSYDLQRSDDPEAAEDLPVPEPPPKIAPMFHKKTGVVITQSPGKYFVPPPKLCIDMPD; this is translated from the exons TAAGTTCCTGATCTACTCGTGCCTGCTGCTATTTTCCGTGTTGTTGTCCTTGAGGCTGGATGGAGTCATCCAGTGGAGCTACTGGGCTGTGTTCACCCCGATATGGCTGTGGAAACTGCTGGTCATCATCGGGGCCTCTGTGGGAACTGGAGTCTGGGCGCACAACCCCCAGTACAG GGCTGAAGGGGAGACGTGCGTGGAGTTCAAGGCCATGCTGATCGCAGTGGGGCTCCACGTCCTGTTGCTGATGTTCGAGGTGTTGGTGTGCGACCGCGTGGCGAGAGGAAACTACTTCTGGCTTCTCGTCTTCATGCCTCTCTTCTTCGTGTCGCCCGTCTCCGTAGCGGCCTGCGTCTGGGGGTTTAGACACGACCGCTCCCTCGAG CTGGAGGTGTTGTGTTCAGTTAACATCCTCCAGTTCATCTTCATCGCTCTGAGGCTGGACAGGATCATCAACTGGCCTTGGCTG gtgGTGTGTGTCCCGCTGTGGATCCTGATGTCCTTCTTGTGCCTTGTTGTCCTCTACTACATCATCTGGTCAGTCCTCTTCCTCCGCTCCATCGATATCATCGCCGAGCAACGGCGGACTCACATCACCATGGCGATCAGCTGGATGACCATTGTGGTACCTCTTCTCACCTTTGAG ATCCTTCTGGTGCACAAGCTGGACGGCCACAACAGTCTGAGCTACGTGTGCGTGTTTGTGCCTCTCTGGCTCTCCCTGCTCACACTCATGGCCACCACCTTCGGCCAGAAGGGAGGGAACCACT GGTGGTTCGGCATCCGTAAGGACTTCTGCCACTTCCTGTTGGAGCTCCTCCCCTTCCTGCGTGAGTACGGCAACGTGTCCTACGACCTCCAACGCAGCGACGACCCCGAGGCGGCAGAGGACCTGCCCGTCCCCGAGCCTCCTCCGAAGATCGCCCCCATGTTCCACAAGAAGACCGGCGTGGTGATCACGCAGAGCCCCGGGAAGTACTTTGTCCCGCCGCCTAAACTCTGCATCGACATGCCCGACTAA
- the ovol1a gene encoding putative transcription factor Ovo-like 1a isoform X2 — MFSRTNHSLQGLAVLFGAASIPGSDVPPQDALDVSIFPPSVLVMDSEASPAETPPLCLTKHSLSDTRTHAELPSSTVLGRPQSSAAPPEERLGIKRRSQGASTYIRSKIKVTTGELPPDPSLPLPLLAIPTPPSLTSNATAMPVALTTTPAPLETVSTVTRSAVQSQSSSTGTTGAFVCQVCQKTFQYQRMLNRHIKCHNETKRHLCSHCGKGFNDTFDLKRHVRTHTGVRPYKCSLCDKAFTQRCSLESHMKKIHNVTLKYAYKERRNKLYVCEECGHTVGTQDELLLHLQSLHPDSALLKGKVARRAGGGGGGREGGSVGGSTPGSPQGADSDDTTGSAGQ, encoded by the exons ATGTTCAGCCGAACAAACCACTCTTTGCAGGGCCTTGCGGTCCTGTTTGGTGCTGCTTCCataccaggcagtgatgttcCCCCTCAGGACGCTCTTGATG tcTCCATCTTCCCTCCGTCCGTCTTGGTGATGGATTCTGAAGCCAGCCCCGCCGAGACGCCTCCTCTCTGCCTCACCAAGCACTCTCTCTCCGACACGCGAACGCACGCCGAGCTGCCGTCCAGCACGGTGCTGGGCCGACCCCAGAGCTCCGCGGCTCCACCGGAGGAGAGGTTAGGGATCAAGAGGAGGTCGCAGGGCGCCTCCACGTACATCCGATCTAAAATTAAG GTGACTACAGGCGAGTTACCCCCCgatccttctctccctctccctctccttgctATTCCTACCCCGCCTTCCTTAACCTCAAACGCCACTGCGATGCCGGTTGCCTTGACGACAACCCCTGCCCCCCTAGAGACGGTCTCCACGGTGACCAGATCAGCGGTTCAAAGTCAGAGTTCTTCGACAGGGACGACGGGGGCGTTCGTGTGTCAG GTTTGTCAGAAGACGTTCCAGTACCAGCGGATGTTAAACAGACATATCAAGTGTCACAACGAGACCAAGAGACACCTCTGCAGCCACTGCGGCAAAGGCTTCAACGATACCTTCGACCTCAAGAGACACGTTCGCACACATACAG GCGTCCGCCCCTACAAGTGCAGCCTGTGCGACAAGGCCTTCACCCAGCGCTGCTCCCTGGAGTCCCACATGAAGAAGATCCACAACGTCACCCTGAAGTACGCCTACAAAGAGCGACGCAACAAGCTGTACGTCTGCGAGGAGTGCGGCCACACGGTGGGAACTCAGGACGAGCTGCTGCTCCACCTCCAGTCGCTCCACCCCGACAGCGCCCTGTTGAAGGGGAAAGTCGcaaggagagcaggaggaggaggaggaggaagagagggagggtcAGTCGGAGGATCAACCCCAGGTTCTCCCCAAGGAGCTGATAGCGACGATACCACCGGATCAGCAGGGCAGTAG
- the ovol1a gene encoding putative transcription factor Ovo-like 1a isoform X1, which translates to MPRAFLVKKANVSPGKRNWSELPDHERGDVYIPVSIFPPSVLVMDSEASPAETPPLCLTKHSLSDTRTHAELPSSTVLGRPQSSAAPPEERLGIKRRSQGASTYIRSKIKVTTGELPPDPSLPLPLLAIPTPPSLTSNATAMPVALTTTPAPLETVSTVTRSAVQSQSSSTGTTGAFVCQVCQKTFQYQRMLNRHIKCHNETKRHLCSHCGKGFNDTFDLKRHVRTHTGVRPYKCSLCDKAFTQRCSLESHMKKIHNVTLKYAYKERRNKLYVCEECGHTVGTQDELLLHLQSLHPDSALLKGKVARRAGGGGGGREGGSVGGSTPGSPQGADSDDTTGSAGQ; encoded by the exons ATGCCGAGGGCTTTCTTGGTGAAAAAGGCGAATGTTTCGCCGGGAAAGCGGAACTGGAGTGAACTCCCTGATCATGAACGAGGGGACGTCTACATCCCAG tcTCCATCTTCCCTCCGTCCGTCTTGGTGATGGATTCTGAAGCCAGCCCCGCCGAGACGCCTCCTCTCTGCCTCACCAAGCACTCTCTCTCCGACACGCGAACGCACGCCGAGCTGCCGTCCAGCACGGTGCTGGGCCGACCCCAGAGCTCCGCGGCTCCACCGGAGGAGAGGTTAGGGATCAAGAGGAGGTCGCAGGGCGCCTCCACGTACATCCGATCTAAAATTAAG GTGACTACAGGCGAGTTACCCCCCgatccttctctccctctccctctccttgctATTCCTACCCCGCCTTCCTTAACCTCAAACGCCACTGCGATGCCGGTTGCCTTGACGACAACCCCTGCCCCCCTAGAGACGGTCTCCACGGTGACCAGATCAGCGGTTCAAAGTCAGAGTTCTTCGACAGGGACGACGGGGGCGTTCGTGTGTCAG GTTTGTCAGAAGACGTTCCAGTACCAGCGGATGTTAAACAGACATATCAAGTGTCACAACGAGACCAAGAGACACCTCTGCAGCCACTGCGGCAAAGGCTTCAACGATACCTTCGACCTCAAGAGACACGTTCGCACACATACAG GCGTCCGCCCCTACAAGTGCAGCCTGTGCGACAAGGCCTTCACCCAGCGCTGCTCCCTGGAGTCCCACATGAAGAAGATCCACAACGTCACCCTGAAGTACGCCTACAAAGAGCGACGCAACAAGCTGTACGTCTGCGAGGAGTGCGGCCACACGGTGGGAACTCAGGACGAGCTGCTGCTCCACCTCCAGTCGCTCCACCCCGACAGCGCCCTGTTGAAGGGGAAAGTCGcaaggagagcaggaggaggaggaggaggaagagagggagggtcAGTCGGAGGATCAACCCCAGGTTCTCCCCAAGGAGCTGATAGCGACGATACCACCGGATCAGCAGGGCAGTAG
- the mus81 gene encoding crossover junction endonuclease MUS81 produces MPASEPVRLGRKRVLPSCPNPLFLQWLTELRDEAKEKGLKIQYTYQKAISSLNKYPLPLQNAKEAKILQNFGDGICKILDEKLQRYYRERGPNAPIHTLPEGAPPPGRPDNNSLAPSRKKNAAGDQGKEKGGGGKKKKKREYVPQKRSGGYAVLLTLYRQSQIPGSKGYMFKMELQTEAQRLCDKSFSVPDLGSKYTAWSSVSTLIQKNLLIKTHNPARYSLTDEGLALAERLESVEKGTKDGPEGDREECRSEDEEEEDSGPGVVDLTGSDDDNEEDRIDPAETPAGVVQPRKEADEMGFSGKSQNSQAVSRKPNGACLLPGTYEIILCVDFIETTGGSHHRKQELVKELQRNGVNFDVRKLNVGDFLWVAREKVAPVPGQLRAPEGRELVLDYIIERKRMDDLCGSIIDGRFREQKFRLKRCGLRRPVYLVEECGTAASHLSLPETTLQQAIVNTQVVDGFFVKRVQDVRESAAYLTIMTRYLTKLYQNRTLICRSRELEGDGGSDEEEKGMPSCSLISFAEFNHGAIKNKCQTVREVFARQLMQISGLSGDKAAAILEHYSTPHSLLTAYERCASEAEKEKLLSSIRYGKLKRNLGPALSRTVYQLYCTQGALS; encoded by the exons ATGCCCGCCTCGGAGCCGGTCCGGCTGGGTCGGAAACGAGTCCTGCCCTCCTGCCCGAACCCGCTGTTCCTCCAGTGGCTCACCGAGCTCCGGGACGAGGCGAAAGAGAAAGGACTGAAGATCCAGTACACCTACCAGAAG GCGATCAGCTCTTTGAATAAGTATCCACTACCGCTTCAAAACGCCAAAGAAGCAAAGATCCTCCAGAACTTTGGAGACGGGATCTGTAAAATACTGGATGAAAAACTGCAACGATACTatagagagagag GTCCAAACGCTCCTATCCACACGCTCCCCGAAGGAGCGCCCCCTCCTGGCAGACCAGACAACAACAGCCTGGCTCCCTCCAGGAAG AAAAATGCTGCAGGGGATCAAGGgaaggaaaaaggaggaggagggaagaagaagaagaagagggagtaCGTACCCCAGAAGAGGTCTGGGGGTTATGCGGTCCTGCTGACCCTTTACAGACAATCACAG ATCCCAGGAAGTAAAGGTTATATGTTTAAGATGGAGCTACAAACCGAAGCCCAGCGTCTCTGTGATAAGTCTTTCAGTGTA CCGGATCTCGGCAGTAAGTACACCGCCTGGTCTTCAGTCAGCACTCTGATCCAGAAGAACCTGTTGATAAAGACCCACAATCCTGCGAG GTATTCTCTGACAGATGAGGGTCTGGCTTTGGCTGAACGACTGGAGTCTGTAGAAAAAGGGACTAAAGACGGTCCAGAGGGGGACAGAGAGGAGTGTAGGAGtgaagacgaggaggaagaggacagcGGTCCTGGAGTCGTGGACCTCACCGGTAGTGATGATGACAACGAAGAGGACAGAATAGA TCCTGCAGAGACGCCGGCTGGTGTCGTCCAGCCCAGGAAGGAGGCGGATGAGATGGGTTTTTCAGGAAAATCCCAGAATTCACAGGCAGTGAGCAGGAAGCCGAACGGAGCTTGTCTCCTACCTGGAACCTATGAGATTATACTCTGTGTTGACTTCATTGAGACAACTGG CGGCAGCCACCATCGTAAGCAGGAGCTGGTCAAAGAGCTTCAGAGAAACGGAGTGAACTTCGATGTCAGGAAGCTAAACGTCGGAGACTTCCTGTGGGTGGCTCGGGAAAAAGTCGCGCCGGTTCCAG GTCAGCTGCGAGCGCCCGAAGGCCGGGAGCTCGTCCTCGATTACATCAtcgagaggaagaggatggacgacctgtgtggaagcatcaTTGACGGACGCTTCAGGGAACAGAAG TTTCGGCTCAAGAGGTGCGGTCTTCGTAGGCCCGTCTATCTGGTAGAGGAGTGTGGGACGGCTGCATCCCACCTGAGTTTACCTGAAACTACACTACAGCAGGCCATAGTCAACACGCAG gtGGTTGACGGCTTCTTTGTGAAGAGAGTCCAGGATGTGAGAGAGTCTGCGGCTTACCTCACTATCATGACGCGATACCTCACTAAACTGTACCAG AACCGTACGCTGATCTGTCGCTCCAGAGAGCTGGAGGGTGATGGAGggagtgatgaggaggagaaagggatgCCTTCCTGCTCTCTCATTTCTTTTGCTGAGTTCAACCACGGAGCGATTAAaaacaag tGTCAGACAGTTAGAGAAGTGTTTGCCAGACAGTTGATGCAGATTAGCGGTTTGTCCGGAGACAAAGCAGCTGCTATACTGGAGCACTACAGCACTCCGCACAG CCTTCTGACGGCCTACGAACGGTGTGCAAGTGAAGCTGAGAAAGAGAAACTTCTCTCCTCCATCCGATACGGGAAGCTCAAGAG gaATCTGGGTCCTGCTCTGAGCAGAACAGTTTATCAGCTTTACTGCACTCAGGGAGCTTTATCATAG